From one Nothobranchius furzeri strain GRZ-AD chromosome 2, NfurGRZ-RIMD1, whole genome shotgun sequence genomic stretch:
- the btr12 gene encoding E3 ubiquitin-protein ligase TRIM39 produces MQRVGSPGGRVLSEDQFTCSICLEIFVEPVSTPCGHSFCKACLQGYWNHSKKFQCPMCKKTYSRKPEMSVNRVLAEICTQFQGLMTAASPAGSPARGATLTSSSDPSHNSSQDPGEFAQPGEVSCDACIGRKLKAIKSCVNCPGSYCETHLRHHKKVKTSHRLIEPTLHLEEKICKKHERVLDAYCRTDHTCICAACSDTTHKSHDVVSIDHEFKKKTNYLGKKRSELKYLIKERAKKLEEIKQSIKVIKASAQKELEESWQVYAELQRLVEQSQADLVELIATRQREAERHAQELARGLENELSHLRKRSSELEAYAYTKDKVVFIQSLCSLSPGPEATDWSSASVNTDLYLGTIRSSVSCLVDKFQEELKRLYGKELRKVQNYASEVIMDPSTAQKNLVVSDDGLQVKYDEHKGSHSESTKRFSPALFVLAREGFGSGRHYWEVDVSRKTSWTLGVARASARRKGEISLNPEGGFWCLWLKNGEMKALAVPRLPLMLPTSPTKIGIFLDHEAGQVSFYDVKSRLHLYTFKDSFNENVHPIFSPCLAQDGKNSSPLIITHIKHS; encoded by the exons ATGCAGA GAGTTGGCTCTCCGGGAGGCCGTGTCCTCTCTGAAGACCAGTTCACCTGCTCCATCTGTCTGGAAATATTTGTGGAGCCCGTCTCCACACCATGTGGCCACAGTTTCTGCAAGGCCTGCCTACAGGGCTACTGGAACCACAGCAAGAAGTTCCAATGCCCCATGTGCAAGAAGACCTACTCCAGAAAGCCCGAGATGAGCGTCAACCGGGTCCTGGCTGAAATATGCACCCAGTTCCAGGGCCTGATGACGGCTGCAAGCCCAGCAGGAAGTCCAGCACGAGGGGCAACTCTGACTTCAAGCTCAGACCCGAGCCACAACAGCTCTCAGGACCCCGGGGAGTTCGCCCAGCCTGGAGAGGTTTCTTGTGATGCTTGCATCGGAAGGAAGTTAAAGGCCATCAAGTCTTGTGTGAACTGCCCTGGGTCATACTGTGAGACCCATCTCAGGCATCACAAAaag GTCAAAACTTCCCATCGACTGATTGAGCCCACCCTCCACCTAGAGGAAAAGATCTGCAAGAAGCACGAGCGTGTTCTGGACGCTTACTGCCGCACGGACCACACCTGCATCTGCGCCGCTTGTTCAGACACCACGCACAAATCCCACGATGTTGTCTCCATCGACCACGAGTTCAAGAAAAAGACG AATTATCTGGGAAAGAAGAGGTCAGAGCTGAAGTACCTGATTAAGGAGAGAGCCAAAAAACTGGAGGAAATCAAGCAGTCCATCAAGGTTATCAAG GCCAGCGCTCAGAAGGAGCTGGAGGAGAGCTGGCAGGTGTACGCCGAGCTGCAGCGGCTGGTGGAGCAGAGTCAGGCTGATCTGGTGGAGCTGATCGCCACCAGGCAGCGGGAGGCAGAGCGCCACGCCCAGGAGCTGGCTAGAGGTCTGGAGAACGAGCTTAGCCacctgaggaagaggagcagcGAGCTGGAGGCCTACGCTTACACCAAGGACAAAGTGGTCTTCATCCAG AGTCTGTGCTCGTTGTCACCTGGGCCCGAGGCCACGGACTGGTCAAGCGCCAGCGTTAACACTGACCTCTATCTGGGAACCATCCGCTCCTCCGTCAGCTGCCTCGTCGACAAGTTCCAGGAGGAGCTCAAGAGACTGTATGGAAAAG AGCTCAGAAAGGTGCAGAACTATGCAA GTGAAGTGATTATGGATCCGTCCACGGCTCAGAAGAACCTGGTTGTGTCTGATGATGGCCTGCAGGTAAAATACGACGAGCACAAGGGTTCCCACTCGGAGAGTACAAAGCGCTTCAGCCCAGCCCTCTTTGTCTTGGCCCGGGAGGGGTTCGGGTCTGGCCGACACTACTGGGAAGTGGATGTGTCGCGTAAAACGTCCTGGACCCTCGGCGTGGCTCGAGCCTCGGCCCGTCGCAAGGGCGAGATCAGTCTGAACCCAGAGGGCGGTTTCTGGTGCCTGTGGCTGAAGAACGGGGAGATGAAAGCTCTGGCCGTGCCCCGCCTGCCTCTAATGCTGCCAACCAGCCCCACCAAAATAGGAATCTTCCTGGATCACGAAGCAGGTCAGGTTTCATTCTACGACGTGAAGTCACGGCTACACCTCTACACCTTTAAGGACAGCTTCAACGAGAACGTCCACCCCATCTTCAGCCCCTGTCTGGCCCAGGACGGGAAGAACAGCTCTCCTCTCATCATAACCCATATTAAACACAGCTGA